GTCCTCGGCCTGCTCCAGCTCAACGCGAACGGCCTCAGCCAGGAGGACTCGTTCACCAGCGATCAGCCGTCGGTCACCGGCCTGCACGTGCTCGCCAAGCACTTTCCGGCCGGGCAGGGCCAACCGGTCGTGGTGATCGCGAACGCGCCGCAGCAGGACGCCGTGCGCACCGCGTTCGCCGGTGTACCCGGCATCACCGAGGTCAGCGACCCGGTCGTGAAGAACGGCCTGGTCCAGTTCGAGGGGACGCTGAAGGACGCGCCGGACAGCCCGGCGGCCGAGGACACCGTGATCGCGGTCCGCGAGGCGGTGCACCCGATCCCCGGCGCGGACGCCAAGGTCGGCGGCCTGACCGCGCTGACCCTGGACATCAACGAGGCCAACAAGCACGACAACCGGCTGATCATCCCGCTGGTGCTGCTGGTCGTGCTGGTCATCCTGGCCGTCCTGCTGCGCTCGCTGATCGCGCCGATCCTGCTGATCGCCACGGTGGTGCTGTCGTTCGCGGCGGCGCTCGGGGTCAGCGCGCTGATCTTCCGGCACGTCTTCGGATTCGCCGGGGAGGACACCGCGTTCCCGCTGTTCGTCTTCGTCTTCCTGGTCGCCCTGGGCATCGACTACAACATCTTCCTGATGACCCGGGTCCGCGAGGAGGCGCGCGAGCACGGCACCCGGCGCGGCGCCGTGATCGGCCTGGCCGCCACCGGCGGTGTGATCACCTCGGCCGGCATCGTGCTGGCCGGCACGTTCGCCGCGCTCGGCAGCCTGCCGCTGGTGGCGTTCGCCGAGATCGGCTTCACGGTCGCCTTCGGCGTGCTGCTGGACACCCTGGTGGTCCGCTCGGTGCTGGTCACCGCGCTCACCCTGGACGTCGGCCGCTGGATGTGGTGGCCGAGCGCGCTGTTCCACCACGACCCGTCGGTCGACGCCCCGGTGTCGCCCGCCCCGGCGGTCCTGACCCCGCACTCCGACTGACCCCGGGACCGCGGGCACCAGCGAGGTCCGCTCCGGCTTCCGGCCGCCGCTTTCCGGTACGACGCGCAGGTCGTACCGAAAGCGGGGTGGGAAAAGCCGAAGCGGACCTCGCGCGTTGTCACCGGTCCGGGCGCGATGATGAGGGGACCCGGGCAACCGACAGCGCGAGAGGACACAGCGATGATCTTCATTACCGCGAAGTTCCTGATCAAGCCGGAGCACGCCGACGAGTGGCCGCGGGTCGCCGCGCCGTTCACCGAGGCGACCCGGGCCGAGCTGGGCTGCATGTGGTTCGAGTGGTCCCGCAGCCTGGACAACCCGCAGGAGTACGTGCTGGTCGAGGCGTTTAAGGACGGGGCCGCGGGGGCGGAGCACGTCGGGTCGGCGCACTTCAAGCAGGCGCAGCAGGACCTCCCGCGATACCTGATGGCCACCCCGAAGATCGTCAGCCAGTCCGTCGACCAGGACGGCTGGGCGGAGTTGGGGGAGATGCGCGTCGACGGATAGATCGCCTACGGTGTGCCGGTGTTCTGGAGAAGACGTTCCCAGCGACAGCCGGCTCCGCCGCCCACCGGCCGCCCGTCGGATGACGAGATCATGTGGCAGGTCCGTGCCGTGATCGGCGAGACGGCGCCCGCGCTCGTCGCCCCCGCCGTCGTCAAGGACGGCGTGCTGCTCGGCCGGCACGAACCCTGGGCGGTCATGGCGTTGCCCAACCACACGTCGTCGGAGAGCCACTACGACATCGCCTTCTCCACCCGGCTGGACCGCCGGGACGAGGGTCTGATCGTGGACTGCGTGAGCGGGATCGGCGAGCCGCGCGAGGCGCTCGGCTTCGCGCTGGGCATCTGGCGGCAGACGTCCGGCGCGTGCTTTATGGAGATGGCGTCCGGCGGGCGGGGCGAGTTCGCCACCCGGCTGGACGCGGACGACCCGGCCGGGCTGGCCGGATGGCACACGATCAGTTCGCCGGTGCTCGCGTACGGCCGGGACGAGGCGAGCGGGTCAGCTGTCCAGGAGGCGATGCTGGAGCACCATCTGCTCGGCGCCCTGTCGCCCTATCTGGCCGGCGCGCTCGACCGCCCGGTGAACAACGGCATCAAGGTGTTCCTCTGCCTGACGCCGGACTCGCTGACGGCCGAGGTGCGCGTCAACGGTGAGGTCGCCGAGGAGGCAA
Above is a genomic segment from Actinoplanes ianthinogenes containing:
- a CDS encoding putative quinol monooxygenase; translated protein: MIFITAKFLIKPEHADEWPRVAAPFTEATRAELGCMWFEWSRSLDNPQEYVLVEAFKDGAAGAEHVGSAHFKQAQQDLPRYLMATPKIVSQSVDQDGWAELGEMRVDG
- a CDS encoding DUF6348 family protein yields the protein MFWRRRSQRQPAPPPTGRPSDDEIMWQVRAVIGETAPALVAPAVVKDGVLLGRHEPWAVMALPNHTSSESHYDIAFSTRLDRRDEGLIVDCVSGIGEPREALGFALGIWRQTSGACFMEMASGGRGEFATRLDADDPAGLAGWHTISSPVLAYGRDEASGSAVQEAMLEHHLLGALSPYLAGALDRPVNNGIKVFLCLTPDSLTAEVRVNGEVAEEATAAMAALPWPEVTDVVFCRFFAVAVHPV